A region of the Microcystis aeruginosa FD4 genome:
ATTCTTTAAATAGGGTTTTATCAGACGAAGCTTTTGGGATTACTGGGGGGAGCATCCCACTTTTGTAGTAAGTATAAATACTTAAGCGAGCGGGAGAAGACAAATAGGAGATAATGTAAACATCCTCATTATCAGTAGTTGACATCCTCACCGCCGTAAACGGACGGTGATTCCCAAACCTCACGATTTAGGTTTCTGCTTCTTTCCCTTGCGGGGTTCCGCACCTGCCTTAACAGATTTACTCTGTTCTGGTCTTATGGTCGCTCTACAGACTGACACCGCAAGTCCTGCGGCCAAAATATTTTTACTAGCGTTAATATCTCGGTCATGGTGAGTCCCACAGTCTGGACAATCCCATTCTCGAATATTTAACGGCATTTTCTCAGCAATATACCCGCAATTACTACACCGCTTAGAACTAGGAAACCATCTATCTACTTCGATGTAATTTCTTCCATACCAACGGCATTTGTAGGCTAATTGTCGAGTTATTTCTCCCCAACTAACATCAGATATTGCCTGAGATAATTTCGGGTTTTTGACCAGATTCTTGACGGCTAAATTCTCAACCACAATCGTTTGGTTTTCACGGACTAATTGAGTGGTTAGCTTGTGTAAATGGTCTTTTCTGCTATCGGTAATTTGGGCGTGAATTCTGGCTACTTTGATTCTCGCTTTTTCCCGATTCTTTGACCCTTTCTGTTTTCTAGAAAGGCTTTTTTGTGCTTTTCGCAGTCTCTGATAATGCTTTTTAAAATGCTTAGGATTAGATACTTTGTCACCATCGCTGGTAATCACAAGGCTACTAATTCCTAAGTCAATTCCGATGGCTTTATCTGTTACTGGTAAAGGCTTAATCGTTGGGTCATCAAATCTTATTGAAATATGCCAACGCCCAGAGGGATGCAATCTGACTGTTACTGTACTTGGTTCACAGCTTTCTGGGATTTGTCTTGACCATCGAATAGGTAAAGGTTCTGTGCATTTAGCTAAATAAATTTGTTTGTCTTTAAATTTAAAAGCTGACTTAGTAAATTCGGCACTTCCTCCCTGATGTTTTTTCCTAAAGTTAGGATACTTAGTACGACCAGCAAAGAAATTAGTGAAAGCTGTTTGTAGGTGTCTTAACCCTTGTTGTAAAGGTACAGAGCTTACTTCGTTTAAAAACTCTAATTCTTCTTGCTTTTTCCACTCGGTCAACATTGAAGAAGTTTGAGCGTAGCCTACTCTTTCTTGCTTTTCGTACCATGCTTGTGTTCTGAGATGGAGAGCTTTGTTGTAAACCAATCTTACACAGCCCAAAGTGCGCCGCAATAGCGACTCTTGTTCTGGTGTGGGGTAAAATCGAAACCAATAGGCTTTTTCCATGGGGAGCATTTTAGCATATATGGTGTAAATGCGCTAGTATTTAACGGTAAAGCCGTCGTAGAACGACGGGGTTTCAGACCCAAAATTTTCGATGAAAATATCAGGAGCGCAGTGGAAAGCGGAAAATGTCCCGCAGTATCTAAAATTACCTAAGTATTTATACTCATGGCATGAATGGGATGCTCCCGTTTCCTACTGTCTTTTCACTGATTACTGCTCACTGATTACTGCTCA
Encoded here:
- a CDS encoding RNA-guided endonuclease InsQ/TnpB family protein, encoding MEKAYWFRFYPTPEQESLLRRTLGCVRLVYNKALHLRTQAWYEKQERVGYAQTSSMLTEWKKQEELEFLNEVSSVPLQQGLRHLQTAFTNFFAGRTKYPNFRKKHQGGSAEFTKSAFKFKDKQIYLAKCTEPLPIRWSRQIPESCEPSTVTVRLHPSGRWHISIRFDDPTIKPLPVTDKAIGIDLGISSLVITSDGDKVSNPKHFKKHYQRLRKAQKSLSRKQKGSKNREKARIKVARIHAQITDSRKDHLHKLTTQLVRENQTIVVENLAVKNLVKNPKLSQAISDVSWGEITRQLAYKCRWYGRNYIEVDRWFPSSKRCSNCGYIAEKMPLNIREWDCPDCGTHHDRDINASKNILAAGLAVSVCRATIRPEQSKSVKAGAEPRKGKKQKPKS